The proteins below come from a single Felis catus isolate Fca126 chromosome A1, F.catus_Fca126_mat1.0, whole genome shotgun sequence genomic window:
- the LOC101099934 gene encoding LOW QUALITY PROTEIN: 40S ribosomal protein S3a-like (The sequence of the model RefSeq protein was modified relative to this genomic sequence to represent the inferred CDS: inserted 1 base in 1 codon) produces the protein MLMSKARSDEFKIDIALLAPWLSARTKRLMKGSKKGAKKKVVDPFSKKGWCDVKVPAMFNIRNIRKTLVTRTQATKIASDDLKGHVFEVSLADLQNDEVAFRKFKLITEDVQGKNCXNFCGMDLTHDKMCSMVKKCQIMIEAPVNVKTANGYLLHLFCVAFTTERNIQIWKTCYAHHQQIHQIWKKMMEIMTQEVQTNDLKKVVNKLIPDSIRNDIEKICQSIYLLHDVFIRKVKMLTKPNFELGKLMELHDEGSSSGKATGSETGAKVEQADGYEPPAQESV, from the exons ATGTTGATGTCCAAAGCCAGATCGGATGAATTTAAAATAGACATAGCACTTTTGGCTCCCTGGTTGTCAGCAAGAACCAAGCGCCTTATGAAAGGCAGCAAAAAAGGAGCCAAGAAGAAAGTGGTTGATCCATTTTCAAAGAAAGGTTGGTGTGATGTAAAAGTGCCAGCTATGTTTAATATAAGAAATATCAGAAAAACACTAGTCACAAGAACTCAAGCAACCAAAATCGCATCCGATGACCTTAAGGGTCATGTTTTCGAAGTGAGCCTTGCTGATCTGCAGAATGATGAAGTTGCATTTAGAAAGTTCAAGCTAATTACTGAAGATGTTCAAGGCAAAAACT CTAATTTCTGTGGCATGGATCTTACCCATGACAAAATGTGCTCCATGGTCAAAAAATGTCAGATCATGATTGAAGCTCCTGTTAATGTCAAGACTGCCAATGGTTATTTGCTTCATCTCTTTTGTGTTGCTTTTACTACTGAACGCAACATTCAGATTTGGAAGACCTGTTATGCTCACCACCAACAAATCCACCAAATTTGGAAAAAGATGATGGAAATCATGACCCAAGAGGTGCAGACAAATGACTTGAAAAAAGTGGTCAATAAATTGATTCCAGACAGCATCAGGAATGACATAGAAAAGATTTGTCAGTCTATTTATCTACTCCATGATGTCTtcattagaaaagtaaaaatgctgACAAAACCTAACTTTGAACTGGGAAAGCTCATGGAGCTTCATGATGAAGGTAGTAGTTCTGGAAAAGCTACTGGGAGTGAGACTGGTGCTAAAGTTGAACAAGCTGATGGATATGAGCCACCAGCCCAAGAATCTGTTTAA